From the genome of Salvelinus fontinalis isolate EN_2023a chromosome 20, ASM2944872v1, whole genome shotgun sequence, one region includes:
- the ttc32 gene encoding tetratricopeptide repeat protein 32 has protein sequence MEQDSCQTLERANVEFKKRNFKKAEELYTNFLASCWKTRNCDASDLATAHNNRGQIKYFRVDFREAMEDYTSAIEASCQFEVSFYNRGLIRYRLGFFQDAEMDFKRALELNPNFEDAKVSLQQTLLDQEHKINRGY, from the exons ATGGAACAAGACAGCTGTCAAACTCTTGAACGCGCCAATGTTGAGTTTAAAAAACGTAATTTCAAGAAGGCAGAAGAACTATATACAAATTTCCTCGCATCATGCTGGAAAACAAG AAATTGTGATGCCAGTGACCTTGCTACTGCTCACAACAACCGTGGGCAGATAAAGTACTTCAGGGTGGATTTTCGTGAGGCAATGGAGGACTACACTTCTGCAATTGAGGCCAGCTGCCAGTTCGAAGTATCATTCTACAACAGAGGACTAATACGTTATAGATTAG GTTTTTTCCAAGACGCAGAGATGGACTTCAAGAGGGCTCTAGAACTCAACCCTAACTTTGAAGATGCCAAAGTGAGCTTACAGCAAACACTGTTGGACCAAGAGCACAAGATCAATAGGGGATATTGA